GTAACCAAATGTGCCTTTGACTTGTGTACTAACATGAGTAGCTGATTCATTTCCAGGCCCCATTTTGGACAACCCAAAATCTGAAATCTTACTTTCCCAGTTTTCATCCAACAAAATGTTTGAGGTTTTGATATCACGATGTATCACCCTATTTTGAGATGTATGAAGGAAATCCAGTCCACGTGCAGCACCTATAGCAATCTTAAGTCTCCGTTCCCAAGAGAGAGATGAGCAATTTCTGTCCATTTTGTACAGGTTGTCAGCAAGTGATCCCCGAGGCATATAATCGTAAACTAATAACATCTCATGACCTTCAATGCAGTAACCAATAAGGGAGAGAAGGTTGTCATGGCGGTGCGTAGATAACATATTGATTTCCATCCAAAACTCTCTCTCCCCCTGGCTAGATCCTCGTTTCAATCGCTTAACTGCTACAGTGGTTTCTCCACCATCAATTTCCCCTTTATATACTGGGCCATATCCACCGCTACCAATGATAAGCTGAGGATCAAAATTGTTCGTTGATCTTTCCATCTCATCCAATGAGAATTGACGACACTGATGCTCTCCTGAAGATATTCTATTGTTCGTCTTTCCAGAGTTCATCTCTGAGATACACCTAATGTAATAAACAGCAACATTGACCAAAGTGACCATAAATGTCAGTACAGTTGCAATTTGATTCTTTGTATAGAACAGCACAGATTCCTCTGATTTTTCTGGTGTCGAACTTGTAACAAGATGCACAGGGCTCACACTACCAAGATTGTTGTCGGGGTTGCTTATCTTGAAGACTTCTATCCCATTTAAGATGGCGTTAGTATGTTTACTAATTGTAGAAAACTTTGGCTGCAAAACTATAGAAATGTTATGCTTCCCTTCCCTTCTATCACCTTCCATAATGGCAACATAGTCCCTGTATACAGAAATTCCATTCCCCCCACTCCATTTGATCACATCAGCTTCATCTTCAGCATTCTGATTGTTTATAACAATACTGAAATTCCTTTGGCCTTCATATGTGATCATAGGTTCAATTTCACAAAAGTGGAGCCTAACAAGGTATCTGAATCCCAAATCAAGTGGAATGTTCCATGTGAGATTACAGAAATTCGAATGGCAGTGCGCACCCACTGACCTGGCTGTCAGGTAAACTTCTTTTGGTGCAACCTGAGTTGCTGAGGATGCATATCTGATATCAACGGCTCTGTTGACCGAAAAGGCACCAACTTGAATCAGGTAATTAGTGTCATCTTCCCAGTCCCGGAACATGATTGCATCTTCCAAGGATAAAATAGAGTTTCCGCCAACATTTATTCGCTGAATTGTCTCCAGTGCAGTGCTGTTGTCAATGTAGAATCTGTAATTTCTTCCAACAACAGGGACTCCCTGATCGCCATCTGGTGTGAAATACAGACCAGAGGGCATGGAAACAATCTCGATTGCATTAACAAAAGCATAAGTGTCTTCTGATTTTCGAGATGGTATGAATGTTATGCTTAATGTTTCACTTTCTTTTACATTGATACAAAATTCCTTTTTGAAATAGTTGATGCCTGCAGCATGGGTAGGCATGAAGTCACTGAGCAGGGTATGCTGATTAGTTTTCACAGTAAAAATGGGTTTTGACTTGATGAAACCTTTGTATAAAGCTGGTTTGAAGTGCAGGCGTATGAACTTGTGTCCCGGCTTCACTGAAAATTGGTAGGTAAACTGATGGCGGGACATTCGAGCAGACTTATAAGGATCTGGAGCTTGGTGAGGTACTGTTGAATGAATAGATTTTCCAGTCAAGTGTAGAAATGAGGAAGTGAAAGTTGAATCTCCGATCCATAGTCGTCCATCAGATGCAGGGAAATTGCCAGAGGCACCACATGATATGGCAACGTTTTCATGAATGTTAGTGGCAGCAAATATGATGATTGATTGAATACAGAATAAGAGAATGAATAACTGAGAGAGAAACATGTTCAACTGATTGTTAGAATTACAAGTGCGATAAACAAACATTTTGAAGGGAATAGTTTGTCTACCATCAAAGAAATTGCAGCGAAACTGAACAACAAATGCCCAATAAGACTGAGTCTTGTAGTAGGCCAATGTGCAGTTACTGTTGGAGTTcagagttgaaagagaaaaaaaaaaaagttgaaatcaaaAGAGTAACATCCAGACAGGAGAGGAAAATTGAGTCTTAGACTAGTGAAGTCTTGGAGTAGGCCAATGTGCAATTATTTCCTCAAAGAAGCTCTATATTCCATCATTTCCTTGGAATAATAATGTTTATTTCACAAATCctaagtaataattatttttaataaagacgataacgtaTAAAGATGCAAAGAATCATGTCAAAAAGTCACTGGTAAGACCAAATTGGGGCGTTTAAAGTTATCATGTaatgatcattttaaaaataaaatttattcattaagTTGCATTAAGAAGTAAACtgtaaattatttattcatatctATAGTATACATGTATGTGATGTCAAGTCATTGCGTGTGATAATTCATCTGCAGATTTATATGAGTAGTCCACCAATAAAAATACCTAAGAACAATGTAATTATTTCTATCACAAATTTGACATAACTCAAAATTATTCCTTCCTTATTTTTACTTTGGAAATTTCTATTGTTCAGAGGACAAATAGAAAACATTAGCTGAAATAGTCTACCGCCAAGTTTGACTGTCTTTATGTAAGTCACTCTCTGCTCATCTTTCCTTGTATTATTTTGGAGTCACACAGTTGAAAAGTAAACGCACAAAGAGACTCCTCAAACTCCACACGCACCCGCACCGACACTAACACCAACACCCGAATATAGATAATACTCTATTGATTTCTATTTATATgtcattattttcaattttatattgctTAAGAAATTATCTAAGTTTAgcattttattcttatttagtgttatataattatattgaagTCAAGTTTTCAATAAATGAAGAGATAAGTTTCAAAAAACAAGCCTAAGCTCTAccatttttttgagtttcataccaAAACTATTGAGAGCGCAAGTTTCATTGTTACATAAACTAGCACTTaatagtttgagaaacacacatcTTTTTTATACTACTCTCATCATGGTGTGTGTAATACaatctctcttttattttaaaatagaaaagggtctaaaataccctcaaactATTAGAAATAGTGTAAAATTACCCTCGTTCCACCTATTAGCCATCAAATACCCCTCACATCTACCTTTAGGCTCTATATTGCTCTTATTTTTAACGGTcctgaatttaaatttaattaatacattCATTAATGACGTGTCAATCATCTATTGCTCCCCTATAATTaacctaaactaatttaaaaaacaTTCCACCCATTCAAGTCAAATAAACCTGCcccaaatcaaataaaaaccGCCTCGAAGACAACCCAAATGAAGAATTTCAGACCCATTTGGGGATCATCACATTTCTCTAATACTTCATCAAAACATTAAGCATCAGTTCTCTCCTTACCAGAATTCTTCGACTGATATTTGAAGACGTGCTGAATAAATGTATCATGCATCTTGAGTTAAACAGTTAACTTATTGGCGACATTACTATCTGTAAATTTGCGAGAAATTGAtggaagaaacataattttctcataaaaaattgaattttagaTATGTTGTATTTGGAATTTCAATGAAATTAGTTGTTTGAATAATTCGATAGATATGGTAAACTCGAAAACTTTGATTCCAACAATCGAAAATTCACAAAATTCCATGGTAAAAATCTCATCTTTGTGGACTTTATACATTCCTGTTTCATACTTAAAAATTGGACAAGTACACCATTTGAAAATTCTGAGCGATAATTataagaaataagaaatcaaaaaatcaaTTGATTTGTTTAGTAAGCAAAAAGCACAAagaattacaatattcaaagtatgaaattaccaaacaagaaaaaagaagacAACAAAACTAGGGGTTTTAGGATAGAAAATAGAAAGAGATGAAATGATAAAGCAAAAGAATTAAAGAATGGAGCCAATACTTGAATTTCTGCCACAGAAAAAGGCAGTTATAACACAGTCAGTTGCACTTGAAGAAAGAGATGGAAAAGGCATAAGTTGGCAGTTAATTTGGGCCGATGGGTAAAATAGATTGGGACGGGTCAATTTTATTTGGGAATGATTggattataaaattatattaggtTAATTATAGAGTGACCAATAGATGATTGTCATgtcattaatgaatttattgTTTAGATTTAAATTGACGACTGTTTAAAAATAAGGGCAATATGGAGTCAAAGGTAGATGTGAGGGTTATTTGAGGGCTAATATGTCACGACCAGAAAGCACTCCCTAGAAGTCAGGGAGGATCCTTGGGTTATGACCGGGTgcacttgaccctttggggtcttgtacaagccctttaactatcgttcatcacataaaacatgaaaaatagtgcggaattCAAACTTTTTACGATGTTTAATATAAAAGgaactctttcataaatacttagagaatctcatcatcacaagccaacttaaagacacgaaataatatcttagggacatgaccctttacattgaaagaaaatacaaaataagtcttaataacaaAGGTAAGAAACATAGTCTATGtccttgaatatatgaggacataccaaatcttgagagagtagatttcccaagcttcgccttcaaatcttcaaaacctccaacctatacttatagaatatagaaaagtatggtgttagtacaaaacaacgtactaagtatgacttatgcaaaaacatgcaaaaagggacattttagtaaaaacacattttcatgccaactaagcaaaacattcatgaatatagaagtaaaacaacataataataatcatttaacaattagagaagaatttccataattttaacaaaaggaCCAACCTACAGTGAATTACCTAACCTTTACAGTAAACCAATTTACCCTTATAGTGAACCCATTTGACTCCCAAACAGTGAACCCCTAAGGTGTTgccaagaggaagtgaactcatttccgtaggagtttctccaactaaggttatcctaagactcaccaaggtaagacatgaaagaAGTCCacatacacctccttcaatacacaccaaagtgatcctcaagattATCTGTTTcggcttactcacctcgggGAAACAAGCAACCACTCAATAGCacgacattagaagaacactcaagcAACACACCAAGACATCcttttcggaatgcctacttagttcaatgagtagatggtgtcccataccaccacctaccctaagtagtgcactcttttagaaggcttggcaccaagactccTCTTTCTGAAGGtttacttagtgcaatggatagatagcgtcccattatactacctaccctaagtagtatgttcttttaggagacttagttcattcaaatCATATAAGGCTCACCAAGACTCGCCtttttcggaatgcctacctagtgcaatggataaatagcttcacattccactacctaccatAAGTAGTACACTTTTTTAGAAGACTTGTCACTTTCATTGCTTTTGAGAGAcattagcttaaccgacatagaccatgagagatagacatggaatcccaatattaacccctattggatgagggatcctcaatTGCCTAGAGCAAGGTCATTCTCTTATCTTTTACATGGCTtacccaatagctacacctatgcggtcGCATAATTAagagataaggagattgctactaagtaactcattctctactaacgaggagtactcatatcaataggtacattggaatacaatatctcaactcacgatgtgtaaccaccccttcttcatatcctctcagtGCTAGACATAACTCCCCACGGATTCTAGACATTATATACTAtgggttaaggataactagtgatcacgaagggcattcatactctgacctatcttagaaatctcttaggatgtagtgaggttgctactaaacacttcatctcaaatcacaaatagtgttcaccccaaaacttcccttttgacttaacttagctttattcattcatttaacggtaagtgtgtgtgtacatgtaatcacaccttgcacataagcatcatttcaattacattcaattctaaacattttaagaccttcattcatcacaatacacacttaaacatgctcaacatatacattatttcatttagGCATAAACTAAGCAAAACTTGCAACTCTAACTTCATAATACACATTACAAGAACCATCTTCagtatcacttcatttcacatatTAGGGCGTCAAGATGTAATCACAATACATACCAAATATATCCTAATACGTTAAGTAAATACCGCTACCaaaaaggtggaccataccactcaagagcatttcataataagagtgaagcaacataaccaacttaccctttaatccaagctCCCATCACTAAtttaccgtggtttcacggtactttcaatgttttttccttaagttttactttcaatgttttttccttaagtttagtgtgtccctAAGGCttttttgtattggttttaatgtagtttttctttgtttgcaggaaatctatccaGAAGGAAAACGTGGGAGAATTGTGCTGAAAATTGTAGAAGTGACGACCTACGGAGCTatcgatggtccgtaggtggccacCGTCATACAAAGAAAAAGGATGCTAAAAAAAGTTGTGGAATTATGAATAACTGTGGGTTACGTAGGCTCTCGACGGACcttcatagccacgacggaccttcctgcacatccgtcaatgtTAACAGAAAGTAGCCCTAGTACCCATATTCAAAAGATTCTAAATATGGAGGAACGGAAGccattgacggaccgttgtgcatGTAACGGATTGTCATCCATGTTCGTCGATGGTAACAGAAAGTTGGTGAAGAAAGCAGTAGAAAAAGAAGTTAAGTATGGAACAAAGGAgggcctcgacggtccatcgcgaCCTCGATGGTCcgctgttgacacccaattttggccttacattttaaaaattcgtgattttggagctttatttatttaatagcaaattttggtccgatgattttaaaattcatacatttagagtcaaatacaaaaaaaaataaaatattgccTTTCCCACATTGTCactcaaacaattttcaattttgcaatagtcccacatcggtattttatcctttttgaggatttttgggtttctatataaacccacttcattcaatattttaaaggaGGATTTAGAggggaaaacaaaagaatactcataaaattttgagaattcttgtttcccatagttcaaaatttttaaagtgtttttgtggtttttcaAGTTGAGGAGGTGGAGTCGTCTCTTTCAAACTCGGAGTTCCGGTTCGCTGTCCAGAAccaggtaaatttttttcttagctttgtttaattaattcccagctcttttatgttttctgtttattatatgtagcttgttttgttttttagtttaatgtagttctaaaagtcaattaatatttgtgtttattgtagttttaatattagcattattttacgattcgatgtttatttatttattattactattattttaaaattgttagtcaactatttgctatcttaacttttcagggttttgttattattctattttaatgttatttttaatttttatatattacgttattgttgtttccatttctaattatgttattttagtttggttgttgttttccatattctcttgggataagtttgttatgttttgttgatgttcaGTTTATATATTCTATATGTTGAAAAGGGCCgatgaaaaatctatccgtcgggTTTAGAGGCCTCCCCATTTTAAAAACACGgaattttaattcaagtttatatattttatatgttgaaaagggccgatgaagaaattaccgtcgatttccaaggcctcccatgtcaataagacggatttttattcttaagttattatttgagttattcatttttagttatatttatttggcactaactcttttactaagtgt
This window of the Solanum pennellii chromosome 2, SPENNV200 genome carries:
- the LOC107009272 gene encoding putative receptor-like protein kinase At5g39000, with the protein product MFVYRTCNSNNQLNMFLSQLFILLFCIQSIIIFAATNIHENVAISCGASGNFPASDGRLWIGDSTFTSSFLHLTGKSIHSTVPHQAPDPYKSARMSRHQFTYQFSVKPGHKFIRLHFKPALYKGFIKSKPIFTVKTNQHTLLSDFMPTHAAGINYFKKEFCINVKESETLSITFIPSRKSEDTYAFVNAIEIVSMPSGLYFTPDGDQGVPVVGRNYRFYIDNSTALETIQRINVGGNSILSLEDAIMFRDWEDDTNYLIQVGAFSVNRAVDIRYASSATQVAPKEVYLTARSVGAHCHSNFCNLTWNIPLDLGFRYLVRLHFCEIEPMITYEGQRNFSIVINNQNAEDEADVIKWSGGNGISVYRDYVAIMEGDRREGKHNISIVLQPKFSTISKHTNAILNGIEVFKISNPDNNLGSVSPVHLVTSSTPEKSEESVLFYTKNQIATVLTFMVTLVNVAVYYIRCISEMNSGKTNNRISSGEHQCRQFSLDEMERSTNNFDPQLIIGSGGYGPVYKGEIDGGETTVAVKRLKRGSSQGEREFWMEINMLSTHRHDNLLSLIGYCIEGHEMLLVYDYMPRGSLADNLYKMDRNCSSLSWERRLKIAIGAARGLDFLHTSQNRVIHRDIKTSNILLDENWESKISDFGLSKMGPGNESATHVSTQVKGTFGYLDPEYFQTNRLTWKTDVYAFGVVLFELLSGRPAVDMSLPEEKHGLVAWAKQCIREGEVNKLIDLNLTGPISSTCLKVFVGTAGKCLDDNPRERHPMSKVVKSLESALVFQQSADAGIIPFDDISTSQSKAEAERSSIKEGCNGNDIAKRSVISRRWWNFLGLFPKTPPKPIALPTPPQVLYRFTLNDMLKATKDFHESLKIGFLGSDNAYVGFINGRRVSIRRSHTAESRLHMLSELQAKSEMSTLPSHINMVSSIGFCRNIKEMILVYDYAAGGTLHDFLRNPDRNPLSWKKRLEICIGAAEGLNYLRSILKITVLHCIFNSSYIFLDENLVAKVSEVSWSKTKGISTAGVIHEGGYLDSDYLRDAKFTEKSYVYSFGLVLFEMLCTNEALEHWLNQGQILQSTACTMRVTNVHQ